A genome region from Thermus sp. LT1-2-5 includes the following:
- a CDS encoding zinc ribbon domain-containing protein: IGVDPKHTSQDCPKCGHREKRPLWVREYTCPACGTPLHRDVAAARNILAKAWTGPSGMDAVSTVT; the protein is encoded by the coding sequence TATCGGGGTAGACCCCAAACACACGAGCCAGGATTGTCCCAAATGCGGCCACAGGGAGAAGCGACCCTTGTGGGTCAGGGAGTACACCTGCCCCGCTTGTGGGACTCCCCTGCACCGGGATGTGGCTGCCGCGCGAAACATCCTGGCTAAGGCCTGGACGGGGCCTTCGGGGATGGATGCGGTTTCAACCGTGACCTGA